One region of Flavobacterium pisciphilum genomic DNA includes:
- the rseP gene encoding RIP metalloprotease RseP, with protein sequence MDIVIKLSQFLLSLSLLIILHELGHFIPAKLFKTRVEKFYLFFDVKFSLLKKKIGETEYGIGWLPLGGYVKISGMIDESMDKEQMALPPQPWEFRSKPAWQRLIIMLGGVTVNFILAFIIYIGMAFAYGETYVANTDIKDGLLIDNPVMNKVGFKTGDKIIAIDGKKVENFDNQINMDLVMSKQVLIERNGVEQTINMPNDLVDQLSKHEKSPLVSMRMPFVIGAIASESANTTLQPKDLITSINGQKVKYSDEVRAFLENNKGKTVPATVLRNQKETPINLIISKDGKLGVQLGGLGMDSLEKLGYYKVSTKEFSFFESIPVGIEKGKDQLVGYGKQLKMIFNPETKAYKQVGGFAAIYNIFPSTWSWEVFWSITALLSIMLGVMNLLPIPALDGGHVMFLLYEIISGKKPSDKFLENAQMVGFVLLITLLLFANGNDIYKAIVGK encoded by the coding sequence ATGGATATAGTTATCAAGCTTTCTCAATTTTTATTGAGTTTATCATTACTTATTATTCTTCATGAATTGGGGCATTTTATCCCAGCAAAACTATTTAAAACAAGAGTCGAAAAATTCTATTTATTTTTTGATGTAAAATTTTCTCTTCTAAAAAAGAAAATCGGTGAAACCGAATACGGAATTGGATGGTTACCTCTAGGTGGTTATGTAAAAATCTCTGGGATGATCGACGAAAGCATGGACAAAGAACAAATGGCTTTACCACCACAACCTTGGGAGTTTCGTTCTAAGCCAGCTTGGCAACGTTTAATCATTATGCTTGGTGGAGTTACGGTAAACTTTATCCTTGCCTTTATCATATATATAGGAATGGCTTTTGCTTATGGCGAAACGTACGTTGCTAATACTGATATTAAAGATGGTCTTTTAATAGACAATCCTGTAATGAATAAAGTAGGTTTTAAAACTGGTGATAAAATCATTGCTATTGATGGTAAAAAAGTGGAGAATTTTGACAATCAGATCAACATGGATTTAGTTATGTCAAAACAAGTTCTTATTGAAAGAAACGGAGTTGAACAAACTATCAACATGCCAAATGATCTTGTTGATCAATTATCGAAGCATGAAAAAAGCCCGCTTGTTTCTATGAGAATGCCATTTGTAATTGGTGCTATTGCTTCCGAATCTGCGAATACTACTTTACAACCAAAAGATTTGATTACTTCTATCAATGGACAAAAAGTAAAATATTCTGATGAAGTAAGAGCCTTTTTAGAAAACAACAAAGGAAAAACTGTTCCTGCGACTGTTTTAAGAAACCAAAAAGAAACTCCGATTAATCTTATCATATCAAAAGATGGTAAGCTTGGTGTACAACTAGGCGGATTAGGAATGGACTCGTTAGAGAAATTAGGTTACTATAAAGTAAGTACTAAAGAATTTAGCTTCTTTGAATCAATTCCAGTTGGAATCGAAAAAGGGAAAGATCAATTAGTAGGATATGGAAAACAATTAAAAATGATTTTTAATCCTGAAACTAAAGCATACAAACAAGTAGGTGGTTTTGCTGCTATTTACAATATTTTTCCAAGTACTTGGAGCTGGGAAGTGTTCTGGTCTATTACTGCACTTTTATCAATAATGCTTGGAGTAATGAATTTATTGCCGATTCCTGCACTTGATGGTGGTCATGTGATGTTTTTATTATACGAAATCATTAGTGGCAAAAAACCGAGCGATAAATTCTTAGAAAATGCGCAAATGGTTGGCTTTGTCTTACTTATCACATTGCTTTTATTTGCTAACGGTAACGATATCTACAAAGCAATTGTAGGGAAGTAA
- a CDS encoding GIY-YIG nuclease family protein, producing the protein MHFVYIIYSPSKETYYIGETSDIQIRIQWHNSGQFKNSHTKIANDWILFYSIMCTDISQARKIERHIKNMKSKTYLLNLQKYPEMTEKLLAKYS; encoded by the coding sequence ATGCACTTTGTTTACATTATATACTCTCCAAGTAAAGAAACTTACTACATAGGAGAAACTTCGGATATTCAAATTAGGATTCAATGGCATAACTCTGGGCAATTCAAAAATTCACATACCAAAATTGCAAATGATTGGATATTATTTTATTCTATTATGTGCACTGATATTTCTCAAGCGAGAAAAATTGAAAGACATATAAAAAACATGAAAAGCAAAACCTATCTTCTTAATTTGCAAAAGTATCCTGAAATGACAGAAAAACTATTAGCGAAATACTCTTAA
- a CDS encoding aminopeptidase C translates to MYKFSMKSVFAASAFMVGVSGCFAQDILVNSLKVNASEKSKESFKFTEQINLGTTSVKAQGSSGTCWSYATNSFLESEMIRIGKQPVELSQIFSARNVYVEKGKNYVRMHGAVTLGDGGSLHDVINMYKKYGTVPREVYTGLNYGTDKNKFAEMAAINEGVLTAVVKNPNGVLTPNWEKAYAAVIDSYLGKVPENFAYKGKNYTPQSFAKEVVGINPDEYVEMSSFTNAPYYQKTFLAVPDNWSFDQVYNVKINDMTDVIDNALKKGYTVAWATDVSEKSFSWKNGVAYVPTKSFDDMTADEKANMFNGPKEEPEITAEMRQTAFDNYTTTDDHGMHIIGLAKDQTGKEYYIVKNSWGETNDYKGYLFVTKNFVKYKTTALMVNKGGIPAEIAKKLGV, encoded by the coding sequence ATGTATAAATTTTCTATGAAATCAGTTTTCGCTGCATCTGCCTTTATGGTAGGGGTTAGTGGCTGTTTCGCGCAAGACATTTTGGTTAACTCTTTAAAAGTAAATGCAAGCGAAAAAAGTAAAGAGAGCTTTAAGTTTACAGAGCAAATTAACCTAGGTACAACATCGGTTAAGGCACAAGGATCTTCGGGAACGTGCTGGAGTTATGCTACAAACTCTTTCTTAGAGTCTGAAATGATCAGAATAGGGAAACAACCAGTTGAGTTATCTCAAATTTTCTCTGCAAGAAATGTATATGTTGAGAAAGGTAAAAACTATGTACGTATGCATGGAGCAGTAACATTAGGTGATGGAGGTTCGTTGCATGATGTAATCAATATGTATAAAAAATACGGAACAGTTCCAAGAGAAGTTTATACAGGATTGAACTACGGAACAGATAAAAATAAATTTGCTGAAATGGCAGCTATTAACGAAGGTGTTTTAACAGCAGTAGTTAAGAATCCAAACGGAGTACTTACTCCAAACTGGGAAAAAGCCTATGCAGCAGTTATTGACTCTTATTTAGGTAAAGTGCCAGAAAACTTTGCTTACAAAGGGAAAAACTATACACCACAATCATTTGCAAAAGAGGTTGTAGGTATTAATCCAGATGAGTATGTTGAAATGTCATCATTTACAAATGCGCCATATTACCAAAAAACATTTTTGGCAGTACCAGACAACTGGTCATTTGATCAAGTATATAATGTGAAAATTAATGATATGACAGATGTTATTGATAACGCATTAAAGAAAGGTTATACAGTTGCTTGGGCTACAGATGTGAGCGAAAAAAGTTTTAGCTGGAAAAATGGAGTAGCATATGTACCGACTAAAAGTTTCGATGATATGACTGCAGATGAAAAAGCGAATATGTTTAATGGACCAAAAGAAGAGCCTGAAATTACTGCAGAAATGCGTCAGACTGCTTTTGATAATTATACAACTACAGATGATCACGGAATGCACATTATTGGTTTAGCAAAAGATCAAACTGGAAAAGAGTATTATATCGTGAAAAATTCATGGGGAGAAACAAATGACTACAAAGGATACTTATTTGTGACTAAAAACTTCGTGAAGTATAAAACTACTGCTCTAATGGTAAACAAAGGCGGAATACCTGCTGAAATCGCTAAAAAACTAGGGGTTTAA
- a CDS encoding DUF4136 domain-containing protein — MNTRRKALLILPIMILGLIYSCSPSVKVTTDYDRSVNFSQYKTFAVYDLKAQEGQVSQLNAERVTNAIRIEMINKGFTESTNDPDLKVNAVTILKDKKQVTANSDFYGYGGMYRPYGYWGGGMITGRTTYNTYDYVDGSLIIDIVSTKTQKLIWQGIGNTELDKRPDNPDEFISSSVKKILAGFPPGLVAKK; from the coding sequence ATGAACACAAGAAGAAAAGCCTTATTGATACTCCCGATTATGATATTGGGTTTAATTTACAGTTGTAGTCCATCTGTAAAAGTTACAACTGATTATGACCGTTCAGTTAATTTTTCGCAGTATAAAACATTTGCAGTTTATGATCTAAAAGCACAAGAAGGTCAAGTAAGTCAATTAAATGCAGAGCGAGTTACAAATGCAATTCGTATTGAAATGATTAATAAAGGATTTACAGAATCAACTAATGATCCTGATTTAAAAGTCAATGCAGTTACAATTCTAAAAGACAAAAAACAGGTTACAGCAAATTCTGATTTTTATGGATATGGCGGTATGTATCGTCCGTATGGATATTGGGGAGGTGGTATGATAACGGGTAGAACAACGTATAATACATATGATTATGTTGACGGGTCTTTGATAATTGATATAGTATCGACTAAAACACAAAAATTAATTTGGCAAGGAATCGGTAATACCGAACTAGATAAAAGACCAGATAATCCGGATGAATTTATCAGTTCTTCAGTTAAGAAAATTTTAGCTGGATTTCCTCCAGGATTAGTTGCTAAAAAATAA
- a CDS encoding single-stranded DNA-binding protein gives MSTLRNKVQLVGNVGNDPEIRDLDGGKKLANLIIATNDRYTNDKGEKVEQTEWHRLIAWGKTAEIIEKYVVKGKEVAIEGKLTHRSYDDKNGEKRFITEVVITELLLLGSR, from the coding sequence ATGAGTACATTAAGAAACAAAGTACAGTTAGTTGGAAACGTAGGAAACGATCCAGAAATTAGAGACCTAGATGGAGGTAAAAAGTTAGCCAATTTAATAATTGCTACAAATGATAGGTATACCAATGACAAAGGAGAAAAGGTAGAGCAAACAGAGTGGCATCGTCTTATTGCTTGGGGTAAAACTGCCGAAATTATCGAAAAATATGTCGTTAAGGGTAAGGAAGTAGCAATTGAAGGGAAGTTAACCCACCGTAGTTATGATGATAAAAACGGTGAAAAACGATTTATAACCGAAGTTGTTATAACCGAACTTCTTTTATTAGGAAGTAGATAG
- a CDS encoding bifunctional GNAT family N-acetyltransferase/carbon-nitrogen hydrolase family protein produces MQAKINKVELRNLEFEDYKQLKNSMVESYPAMADSYWRVEHIEKLLQVFPEGQLVILVDGKVVGSALSLIVDEKLVDKKHNYLQIVGNYTFSTHNKNGEILYGIDVFIHPNYRGLRLGRRLYDARKELCEQLNLKAIVFAGRIPNYAQHSKKLSPKNYIEKVKHKQLHDPVLSFQLSNDFHVIRIMKNYLEGDEDSMEFAVLLEWNNVYYDESPKLINLEKSIIRLGLIQWQMRQLNNIEALFEQSEFFIDVVSGYGSDFALFPELFIAPLMADYNHLSEAEAIRELARHSEPIRKRFQEFAISYNINIITGSMPYLENGNLYNVGFLCKRDGTSEMYSKIHITPNEVQHWGMKGGSEIKTFDTDCGKIGILICYDVEFPEVSRIMSDEGMNILFVPFLTDTQNAYVRVKHCAQARAIENECYVAIAGCVGNLPKVNNMDIQYAQAAVFTPSDFAFPSNGIKAEATPNTEMTLIVDVDLDLLKDIHEHGSVRILKDRRHDLYEIKKLNP; encoded by the coding sequence ATGCAGGCCAAAATTAATAAAGTAGAATTACGCAACTTAGAATTTGAAGACTACAAACAGCTCAAGAATTCTATGGTAGAGTCTTATCCTGCAATGGCTGATTCTTATTGGAGAGTTGAACATATTGAGAAATTACTTCAGGTTTTTCCCGAAGGTCAATTGGTAATTCTTGTAGATGGAAAAGTAGTTGGATCTGCATTATCTCTGATTGTAGACGAAAAACTAGTTGACAAAAAACACAATTATCTTCAAATAGTTGGCAACTACACATTTTCGACTCATAATAAAAATGGAGAAATTTTATACGGTATAGATGTGTTTATACATCCCAATTACCGTGGCTTGCGTTTGGGTAGACGTTTGTACGATGCTAGAAAAGAATTGTGCGAGCAGCTAAACTTAAAAGCTATCGTTTTTGCAGGAAGAATACCTAATTATGCTCAACATTCTAAGAAATTATCTCCAAAAAATTATATTGAGAAAGTAAAACACAAACAATTACATGACCCAGTACTTTCTTTTCAGTTAAGTAATGATTTTCACGTTATCCGAATCATGAAAAACTACTTGGAAGGTGATGAAGATTCGATGGAGTTTGCTGTTTTACTAGAATGGAATAATGTTTATTATGATGAAAGTCCGAAATTAATAAATCTGGAAAAAAGCATTATTCGGCTTGGATTAATACAATGGCAAATGCGCCAATTGAACAATATAGAGGCTCTTTTTGAGCAATCGGAATTTTTTATAGATGTGGTTTCTGGCTACGGAAGTGATTTTGCTTTATTTCCAGAACTTTTCATAGCACCTCTAATGGCCGATTACAACCATCTGTCTGAAGCCGAAGCAATACGAGAATTAGCAAGACATTCTGAGCCGATTCGTAAACGTTTTCAAGAGTTTGCAATTTCTTATAATATCAATATCATTACAGGAAGTATGCCTTACTTAGAAAATGGCAATTTATACAATGTCGGATTTTTATGTAAACGTGACGGAACATCTGAAATGTATAGCAAAATACATATAACTCCCAACGAAGTTCAACATTGGGGAATGAAAGGTGGCTCTGAAATTAAGACCTTTGATACTGATTGTGGCAAAATAGGAATTCTGATTTGTTATGATGTTGAATTTCCTGAGGTATCGAGAATCATGTCTGATGAAGGTATGAATATTTTGTTTGTTCCTTTTTTAACTGATACTCAAAATGCTTATGTTAGAGTAAAACATTGCGCACAAGCTAGAGCTATCGAAAACGAATGTTATGTAGCCATTGCTGGTTGTGTTGGAAACTTACCAAAGGTGAACAATATGGATATTCAATATGCTCAGGCGGCAGTTTTTACTCCTTCTGATTTTGCATTTCCTAGTAACGGAATAAAAGCCGAAGCAACACCTAATACTGAAATGACCTTGATTGTTGATGTAGATTTAGATTTGTTGAAAGATATTCATGAACATGGTAGTGTCCGAATTTTAAAAGACAGACGACATGATTTATATGAGATTAAAAAACTAAATCCATGA
- a CDS encoding M20/M25/M40 family metallo-hydrolase: MKKNIHSVLSILVIIAVLAFIYITLKPQWVSKGEEALAEFSTDRALSHVKEIAQKPHYVGSQNHEIVAQYIESELKELGLETSIQEGFTMSDWGNLVKSKNIMARIKGTNNTKALLLLSHYDSAPHSASHGASDDASGVATILEGVRAFLYSKEKHKNDIIILFTDAEELGLNGAALFVTQHKWAKDVGLVINFEARGTSGPSYMLMETNSGNAELVKEFAEAKTTYPVSNSLMYSIYKMLPNDTDLTVFREQGDIQGFNFAFIDDHFNYHTQQDDLAHLNKTSLTHQGSYLMPLMKYFSNANLNKAPTTEDFVYFTVPFTFINYPFAWVLPMTIIALGLFILLIFIGKAKRIITFSEIFRGFVPLLASIATAGLVTFLGWKIILQIYPQYNDLLNGFTYNGHLYIATFVLLTIAICFGFYNRFSDTKMTMNHFVAPLFLWIIINAILANSLKGAGFLIIPVYFGLLLFAIYVITQKANLLISLLFSVPALLIIAPFIQMFPIGLGLKVLFGSAILTVLTFGLLLPIFGSFLKKGIWALVFLVASIGCFAWGGYTSGYENGKAKSNSLLYIYNADNNTYKWATYDVNLDEWTKKYLGQEPKDAIALNNLQLFSKYSSGFTYSADAPKIALARPTIAFLQDSVRGNTRYLKIKITPNRKVNRYDIFGDTKMEFNDFKANGAAPLGQKGKQLTRKGDKILSYYVVNNEPLVMQFNIDAKTVFDMTIMESSFDLLTNPSLNVEKRASWMMPTPFVLNNAVVVREKIKPSKVVLEAAQTTTAPQDSLKVANDSLKPSTIVVP; the protein is encoded by the coding sequence ATGAAAAAAAACATCCATTCCGTCTTATCCATTCTAGTCATTATTGCAGTACTAGCTTTTATTTATATTACCCTTAAACCCCAATGGGTTTCTAAGGGAGAAGAAGCGCTTGCCGAATTTTCAACCGACAGGGCCTTATCTCATGTCAAAGAAATTGCTCAAAAGCCCCATTATGTTGGTTCCCAAAACCATGAAATAGTTGCGCAGTATATCGAATCAGAATTAAAAGAACTTGGACTAGAGACTTCTATTCAAGAAGGCTTCACGATGAGTGACTGGGGAAATCTAGTGAAATCCAAAAATATCATGGCCCGTATTAAAGGGACTAACAACACCAAAGCTTTATTATTACTCTCTCATTATGATAGCGCTCCTCATTCTGCCTCTCATGGCGCTAGCGATGATGCATCTGGAGTTGCGACAATTTTAGAAGGTGTTCGCGCCTTTTTATACAGCAAGGAAAAACACAAAAATGATATTATTATCCTTTTTACTGATGCCGAAGAATTAGGTCTCAATGGTGCTGCTCTTTTTGTAACACAACACAAATGGGCTAAAGATGTAGGTTTAGTAATAAACTTTGAAGCTCGTGGTACTTCTGGACCTAGCTATATGCTAATGGAAACCAACAGTGGAAATGCTGAACTAGTTAAAGAATTTGCCGAAGCAAAAACAACCTATCCTGTATCTAATTCTCTTATGTACAGCATTTACAAGATGCTCCCGAATGATACCGATTTAACTGTTTTTAGAGAACAAGGCGATATTCAAGGATTTAATTTTGCTTTTATAGATGACCATTTTAATTATCATACTCAACAAGATGATCTTGCTCATTTAAACAAAACGAGCTTAACACATCAAGGAAGCTACTTAATGCCTTTGATGAAATATTTTTCGAATGCTAACTTAAATAAAGCACCGACTACTGAAGATTTTGTTTATTTCACTGTTCCTTTTACATTTATAAACTATCCTTTTGCATGGGTTTTACCAATGACTATTATTGCATTAGGTCTTTTTATATTATTAATTTTCATAGGGAAAGCTAAAAGAATTATCACTTTTAGCGAAATATTTAGAGGGTTTGTGCCTTTACTAGCATCAATCGCTACAGCAGGTCTTGTTACTTTTTTAGGATGGAAAATCATTTTACAAATTTACCCTCAGTACAACGACTTACTAAACGGATTTACTTATAATGGTCATCTCTATATTGCAACTTTTGTATTATTAACAATAGCTATTTGCTTTGGATTCTACAACCGTTTCTCTGACACAAAAATGACAATGAATCATTTTGTAGCACCATTATTCTTATGGATAATCATTAACGCTATATTGGCAAATAGCTTAAAAGGTGCAGGCTTTTTAATCATTCCTGTTTACTTTGGATTGCTCTTATTTGCAATTTATGTAATTACGCAAAAAGCAAATCTATTGATTAGCCTCTTATTTAGTGTTCCTGCATTATTGATAATTGCACCATTTATTCAAATGTTTCCAATAGGATTAGGATTAAAAGTACTTTTTGGAAGTGCTATTCTAACAGTTCTAACCTTCGGATTATTACTTCCAATTTTTGGTTCTTTCCTAAAAAAGGGAATTTGGGCACTGGTGTTCCTTGTAGCTTCTATTGGTTGTTTTGCTTGGGGAGGTTATACTTCTGGCTATGAAAACGGAAAAGCAAAATCGAATAGCTTATTGTACATCTACAATGCAGATAACAACACGTACAAATGGGCAACCTATGATGTTAACCTAGACGAATGGACTAAAAAATACCTAGGGCAAGAGCCGAAAGATGCAATAGCCTTAAACAACCTACAGTTGTTTAGCAAATACAGCTCTGGATTTACCTACAGTGCTGATGCACCAAAAATAGCATTAGCCAGACCTACAATTGCTTTTCTTCAAGATAGTGTGAGAGGAAATACAAGGTATCTAAAAATTAAAATCACACCTAACAGAAAAGTAAATCGTTACGATATTTTTGGCGACACAAAAATGGAATTCAATGATTTTAAAGCAAACGGTGCTGCTCCTCTTGGACAAAAGGGCAAGCAATTGACACGAAAAGGGGATAAAATTTTAAGTTATTACGTCGTAAATAATGAACCACTTGTGATGCAATTTAATATCGATGCTAAGACTGTTTTTGACATGACTATAATGGAGAGTTCATTTGATTTATTGACCAATCCATCCCTTAATGTTGAGAAAAGAGCTTCTTGGATGATGCCGACTCCTTTTGTATTAAATAATGCAGTTGTTGTTAGGGAGAAAATAAAACCTTCGAAAGTCGTTTTAGAAGCAGCCCAAACTACAACAGCTCCTCAAGATAGTTTGAAGGTTGCAAATGATAGCTTAAAACCAAGTACTATAGTTGTACCTTAA
- a CDS encoding SDR family NAD(P)-dependent oxidoreductase has translation MTKVSILGCGWLGFPLAETMIAKGFSINGSTTSTEKISILKASEINPFLININLNETNSSFGESIASEIESFLNESSILIIDIPPKLRGDNAESFVDKIAFLIPFIEKSTIEKVLFISSTSVYGENNELITEDTKANADTESGKQLLIAEALLQGNTNFKTTILRFGGLIGEDRNPIKFLAGKENIENPRAPINFIQLEDCMGIILKIIESNSWSEIYNAVAPFHPSREEYYTLKARENNLPLPKFNHEKESTKKIISSSKIENVLGYTFTRKP, from the coding sequence ATGACAAAGGTTAGCATTTTAGGTTGTGGATGGCTTGGATTTCCTTTAGCGGAAACAATGATCGCAAAAGGTTTTTCTATAAATGGCTCCACAACCTCAACTGAGAAAATCTCGATATTAAAAGCATCTGAGATTAATCCATTTTTAATAAATATAAATCTTAACGAAACCAATTCTTCTTTTGGGGAAAGTATAGCATCTGAAATTGAATCTTTTTTAAATGAAAGCTCTATTTTAATTATCGATATCCCACCCAAATTACGTGGTGACAACGCTGAGAGTTTTGTAGATAAAATCGCTTTTTTAATTCCGTTTATTGAAAAATCAACAATCGAGAAAGTCCTTTTTATAAGCTCTACATCTGTTTATGGTGAGAATAATGAATTGATAACTGAAGATACCAAAGCAAATGCCGATACTGAAAGTGGCAAACAATTGCTAATTGCTGAAGCTCTTTTGCAAGGCAACACTAATTTTAAGACTACAATTTTACGTTTTGGAGGCTTAATAGGCGAAGATCGAAACCCAATAAAGTTTCTGGCAGGAAAAGAGAATATTGAGAATCCTAGAGCTCCTATCAACTTCATACAGCTAGAAGACTGCATGGGCATCATCCTGAAAATAATAGAATCCAATTCATGGAGTGAAATATATAATGCCGTTGCTCCTTTTCATCCTTCTCGCGAGGAATATTATACGCTAAAGGCTCGAGAAAACAATTTGCCTTTACCTAAGTTCAATCATGAGAAAGAAAGCACCAAAAAGATTATATCTAGCTCTAAAATAGAAAATGTACTCGGATATACTTTTACAAGAAAACCATAA
- a CDS encoding M13 family metallopeptidase has translation MKKHNSKNLLFAIPAMLGFAMCQAQSQAPSVSGIDVSLMDKNVKPSEDFFRFVNGTWLAKTEIPSDRTTWGSFNELLKKTDANSLAILKEASKDPKYKSNTDQGKAINLFNAILDTVGRNKQGITPLKPYLKKIEAIKNTADLQKFLIEMEPIGGIGFFGVYVSADDKNSTKNSVSLGLGELGLPDKDYYTAEDKDSKEKREKYVLHVARMLQFIGETPAAAKQNAEKILALEIEMSKPRLDRVERRDSRLQYNPTAIADLQKMTPAINWKNYFSGIGMAKVDTVIVLQPRYMKALETVFKENKVAAWKEYMKWSLLSATASQLSTEIERANFDFYGKTLTGAIKQRPREERALQVVNQTIGEALGKLYVEKLFPAEAKVKAEKMIHNVILAYQNRINNLTWMSAETKVKAIEKLNKITIKIGYPDKWIDYSALQVRSLAEGGSFFEDMRNYSKWSFEKGLSNLSKPVDKTEWGMSPQTVNAYYNPSYNEIVFPAAILQPPFYNYQADEAVNYGGIGAVIGHEISHGFDDSGARYNAEGNLVDWWTENDLKEFTKLGDALANQYSALEPLPGIHVDGKFTLGENIGDLGGVNAAYDGLQLYLKANGNPGLIDGYTPEQRFFISWATVWRTKTRDEALKNQVKTDPHSPGMYRAYVPIQNMDMFYEAFSIKKGDKMYIEPEKRVKIW, from the coding sequence ATGAAAAAACACAATAGTAAGAATTTGCTATTTGCAATTCCTGCAATGTTAGGATTTGCAATGTGCCAAGCCCAAAGTCAGGCACCTTCAGTATCAGGAATTGACGTATCCTTGATGGATAAAAATGTTAAGCCAAGCGAAGATTTTTTCCGTTTTGTAAATGGAACTTGGTTGGCAAAAACAGAGATTCCTAGTGATAGGACAACTTGGGGAAGTTTTAATGAGTTGCTGAAGAAAACAGATGCAAATTCATTAGCTATTTTAAAAGAAGCTTCGAAAGATCCAAAATACAAATCCAATACAGATCAAGGAAAAGCAATAAACCTTTTTAATGCAATATTAGATACTGTTGGAAGAAACAAACAAGGAATTACACCTTTAAAACCATACCTTAAAAAAATTGAGGCAATCAAAAATACTGCCGATTTACAGAAGTTCTTAATTGAAATGGAACCTATTGGTGGAATTGGTTTTTTTGGAGTATATGTAAGTGCAGATGATAAAAACAGTACTAAAAACTCAGTAAGCCTTGGTTTAGGAGAATTAGGTTTACCAGATAAAGATTACTACACAGCTGAAGATAAAGACTCAAAAGAAAAACGTGAAAAATATGTGCTTCACGTAGCAAGAATGTTGCAGTTTATTGGAGAAACTCCTGCAGCTGCTAAACAAAATGCGGAAAAAATATTAGCATTAGAAATCGAAATGTCTAAACCTAGATTAGATAGAGTAGAGCGTAGAGATAGCAGATTGCAATACAACCCAACCGCTATTGCTGATTTGCAAAAAATGACCCCAGCTATTAACTGGAAAAATTACTTTTCTGGAATTGGAATGGCTAAAGTTGATACGGTTATCGTATTGCAACCAAGATACATGAAAGCTTTAGAAACTGTTTTTAAAGAAAACAAAGTAGCAGCTTGGAAAGAGTATATGAAGTGGTCTTTATTGAGCGCAACAGCATCACAACTATCTACAGAAATTGAAAGAGCAAATTTTGATTTTTACGGGAAAACGTTAACAGGAGCAATCAAGCAACGCCCACGTGAGGAAAGAGCTCTTCAAGTAGTAAACCAAACTATTGGTGAGGCATTAGGTAAATTATATGTAGAGAAATTGTTTCCAGCTGAAGCTAAAGTAAAAGCTGAAAAAATGATTCATAATGTAATCTTAGCATACCAAAACAGAATAAACAATTTGACTTGGATGTCTGCTGAAACAAAAGTTAAAGCGATTGAGAAATTAAATAAGATTACAATTAAAATTGGTTACCCTGACAAATGGATAGATTACTCGGCTTTACAGGTTAGAAGTCTTGCAGAAGGAGGAAGCTTTTTTGAAGACATGAGAAACTACTCTAAATGGAGTTTTGAAAAAGGTCTTTCTAATTTAAGCAAACCAGTAGATAAGACAGAATGGGGAATGTCACCACAAACTGTAAACGCATATTACAATCCATCGTATAACGAAATTGTATTTCCAGCGGCAATATTACAACCACCTTTTTATAATTATCAAGCAGACGAAGCTGTAAATTATGGTGGAATAGGAGCAGTAATCGGACATGAAATTTCTCATGGTTTTGATGATTCAGGAGCGCGTTATAACGCAGAAGGAAATCTTGTTGACTGGTGGACAGAAAATGACTTGAAAGAATTTACAAAATTAGGAGACGCACTTGCAAATCAATATAGTGCTTTAGAGCCACTTCCGGGAATTCACGTAGACGGTAAGTTTACTTTAGGTGAAAATATTGGAGATTTAGGTGGTGTAAATGCAGCTTACGACGGATTACAATTGTATTTAAAAGCTAATGGGAATCCAGGTTTGATTGACGGATATACTCCAGAGCAACGTTTCTTTATTTCTTGGGCTACGGTTTGGAGAACTAAAACACGTGATGAAGCTTTGAAAAATCAAGTAAAAACAGATCCACATTCTCCTGGAATGTACCGTGCTTATGTGCCAATCCAGAATATGGATATGTTTTATGAAGCATTCTCTATCAAAAAAGGAGATAAGATGTACATAGAGCCAGAGAAAAGAGTGAAAATCTGGTAA